A window of Oryza glaberrima chromosome 2, OglaRS2, whole genome shotgun sequence genomic DNA:
ATGCTCCAACACGGCAAGTTTCCGGAATACAGTGGTGTACTAGTGCTGTACAGGTCTTCTCCAGCCCACCACTTTGCTTGCCTCCATTTAAGAAAGGGGCAAGCGTTCCACGAATTCGCTGTAAAAGCGGACAAATCCCACCCGTGGAGAGTAGGACAAAAGGGCAGAATCACCGTGCCGAGCCAAGTGCAGACACGACACAGCGTGACGCCGCGGGACGTCTCCGTTTCCTCACCTAGCACATGGTGTCACCTAGTAGTACGTGAGGCTAGCGGCCGCGCGTACGCTGTACGCTGTACCTGTACGCGACCCCGCGTGACGGCGTGTGGGGTGGGCACGAGGAAACACCTGCCAGTTTCGGGGGTCGCGGCTCGTacgagccgcggcggcgggacggAGGAGATAAGCATTGGAGCGTGATGATGTGGTGGACCATcaagcggcgccggcgaggcgagcgtgGGAGGGGACGTGGGTGGGCAAAGTCCACAAGAAAGATACGATACGAGACGGGGCGACGCGGACGCAATCGCTGGGAGCCGGTAGCCGGCGAGGCGGTCCGGGGTGCGTGTGTATCGTCGATCCTTATCCTATCACCAGCCGCCCACCTATAAATGGCGTATTAATTTGGCCACCATAAACCCGGCGTTGAGAGCGACAACTAAAACCTCGTGGAATGGGGGAGCCGCCGGGGAAGACCGGGCGACGTGACGCGGgcgggacggcgccggcggtggaagaCCGGTGGACGCAGCTCCCGCCGGAGCTCCTCCCGCTCATCTGCAAGAAGCTGCCGGACTCGGCCGACTTCGTGCGCTTCCGGACGGTATGCAGCGCGTGGCGCGACGCCGCCCCGTTGTCCGACGTCCCGCCGCAGCTGCCGTGGGTCGTCGAGCGCCGCGGGTCCGCGTTCCAGGCGAGGGTCCATTTCCGCTTCTACTCGCCTAGCTCCGGGAGGACGTACGGCGTCCGTGGCTACGGCGGCCGCTCCTGGCTCGTCATGGGCGGCGCGTGCCAGGAGCACCTCGTCACCACCGTGGACCTCTCCACGACGGCGCTGTACAACCCGCTCACCGGGGAGCGCCTCGCGCTGCCCCCCGCGCCGTACCCGCAGTGGCGCCACGGCGTCGTCCACGTCGTggccgacggccgccgccgcggcggcgctcccctGGTGGTGAACGCATCCACGAGGACGGGGCACTTCGGGTACTGCCGCCAGGGGGATACCAAGTGGACCCTGGTCGACGGGCGCCAGGACATGGGCCACCGCGCGTACCACGGCGGGCGGTTCTACGTCAACACAAACGCGCAGGAGACGCTGGTGATCGACGcctccaccggcgccgtcgagtccgtcctgccgccgccgccacgctcggcCGACGCCGGTGCCGGCGTCTCCTGCGGGGACTACCTGGTGGAGTCGCGCGGGAAGCTGATCAGGGCCGTGCTGTTCCCGCGCGACAGCGTGGTGGCCACGTCGGCCGAGGACTACTACCTCAACGTGTATCAGCTGCAGGAGGacgggaaggccgccgccgcgtgggccAAGGTGGAGAGCGTCGGGGATAGCGTGCTCTTTTTCGACAAGCACGGGCACGGGTTCTCGTTGGAGCCCAACGGCGCCGCGGAGCTGAAGCGGGATTGCGTCTACTTCATGCACGAGAAGCGGACATGGCTGGACGCCGGGGAGTACAGGTTCCTTTGTCGGTATAACATGGAGACCGGAGAGGTCGATAGAGTTGTGTCGCTGCCCGACACGTTCGGGGACACCTGGATTGTCCCCGGATTGTGCCCCTCTGAATAAGATGTGTCCCGGCGATGTTGTTGGTTTTTCGGTGTTTCTTGTAGTTTTTTCTCCTTGAATTTTCATTGAAAAATTAAATAGATGCATTTAGTTGCTCTGGGTGAATGATTGGTCTTTGAAAAATGAGAGAGGTCTTGGGTTGTGTGTGTCACACAATCACATGTATTTTCCATtatgtttaataaaatttaatttgtgtgtCTAACTTTTTGTGGCTTTAACATATTTTTATTGGTCTgataaaaaaatgatgtttgtaAATAGTGGTGGTCGTGGTataaaaaacaacttttttatGGTGCACATTTTTACCAAACAAATTATAGCTCGCGTACTTACCATGTTTTATCTGTGTGCTAGTTGAGAAAATATAATTTGTGTCATGCTTTTAAAGATATTTCACTTCACACACATGAATCTGTCAAAAGTGCTAGTGTTGTTATTGTGACAACTTACCTATCAGTtcattactccctctgtctcacaatgtaaatcattttagcattttccacattcatattgatgttaatgaatctagacatatatatatccatctagattcattaacatcaatatgaatatggaaaatactagaatgacttacattgtaaaaccgAGGAAGTAATAAGCTAATCCCAAGAAAGCAAATAACTTTCGTGTATATTCGATCGGTTCATATTATACTTAGGCTCATACAATGTATCGACCAATTATATTGTTGGTGTTGTAGTAGAAATATGTTTCTGTCAGTTTCACTTTGCTTATGTTGTTCGTGGTATCAACCTAGCTATTTTGTGTTGGTATTATagcaaaaatatgtttttaccAATTTTGCTTTACATGTGTTGTTTCTTTGTACTGAACCCACGTGCCAATGCATTCTACTAGAATGTGATGAAGAAATTTCAATATCATGAATAGGTTTCTCTCACAATACATCAATGTGTACTAACTAGAGGAACACAGGAAGGCCACCACGGTGTGGGCCAAGGTGGGGAGCATTGAGGACCGCGTGCTATTCCTAGACAAGTAGGGGCTTGGGTTCTCGCTAGAGCCCAACGGCGCGTCGGGACTAAGGCAGGATTGCGTCTACTTTATGCATGGACGTGGCTGGATTCCGAGGAGTACAAGTTCCTTTATCGGTATAGCATGGAGGACAGAAAGGTTGATAGAGTTGTGTCGCTAGTCCACACGTTTAGGGACACCTGGGTTGTCCCTAGATTGTGTCCCTCCAAATAAGATGTGACCCGACAGCGTCGTTGGTTTTTGCGGTGCTCCTTGTAGTTTTTTCTCCTTGAATTTCCATTCAAAAATTAGGAGGATGTGCTTAGTTGCTCCGGGTGAATGATTGTCCTAATAAACATGGATAAATTTTGGGTTTTGTGTGTCACACAACAATAAGCACCAAATTACATGTATTTCCCATTGtgttgaataaaatttgatttgtgtgtcttttttttttgcagtattAACATATTTCCATTGattcgagaaaaaaattattagtaTAAATGTTTACATATCGGTCATGGTACGTAGGATGCTATCTTAGAAACTACTACTAGAAAATAACTTTATGGTGCACATTTTTACCAAAAAATTATAGCACGTATACTCACCATGTTTTATGTCTATGctaattgagaaaaaaaaaatttttttgtgTCATGCTTTTAAAGATATTTCACTTCCGCACACATGAATTTGTCAAAAGTGCTAgtgttgttttttttgaaaGCTTACCTTTCAGTCCATTATTAAGCtaatcaaaataaaacaaacaactTTTGTGTGTATTCTGTTCATGGTATACTTAGGCCGATACGATGTATCGGCCAATTGTATTGTTGGTGTTGTAGTAAGAAACATGTGTTTCATCGGTTTCACTTTGCTTGTGTTGTTTCTGGTATCAACTTAGCTATTGTGTGTTGGTATTATaactaaaatatgtttttatcgATTTTACATTACATGTGTTGTTTCTTTGTACTGAACCCACATGCCAACGCATCCTACCGGAATGTGAAAACGTTTTAATATCATGAATATGTTCCTCTCACAATACATCAACGTGTACCAGCTAGAGGAGCACGGGAAGGCCGCCACCAGTGTGGGCCAAGGTGGAGTGCATTGGGGAGTGCGTGCTCTTCTTTGACAAGTAGGGGCATGGGTTCGCGCTGGAGCCCAATGGCACGTCGGGGCCAAGGTGGGATTGCGTCTACTTTATGCATGAGAAGCGGACATGGCTGGATGCCGGGAAGTACAGGTTCCTCTGTTAGTATAGCATGGAGGACGGAAAGGTTGATAGAGTCGTGTCTTTGCCTGACACATTTAGGGACACCTAGGTTGTCCTCGGATTGTGCTCCTCTGAATAAGACGCGTCTTGGCGGCATCATTGGTTTTTGCGGTGCTCCTTGTAGTTTTTCTCTCCGaatttcaattaaaaaattaGGTGAATGTGCTTAATTGCTTCGAGTAGACGATTAGCCTAAGAAACAAGGAGAGGCATTGGTTTTCTATTTCAGATGACAATAAGCACCAAATTACAAGTGTTTCCTTTTATgtttaataaaatttgtttTCTGTGTCTAGTTTTTCTGTGGCGTTAACATACTTCTGTTAATTTGTTAAAAAGAATATCATCATTAATGTCTGAAAATAGTAGAGTAGTTACGGTAGGGTGCCATCTTAGAAACTACTACTAGAAAATAACTTTTCTACGGTGCACATTTTAACCAAACAAATTATAGCTCGTGTACCTACCATGTTTTGTCTATGCTacttaagaaaaaataatttatgtgtcATGCTTTCAAAGGTATGCAATTTTCGCACACATGAATTTGCCGAAAGTGCTAGTGTTGTTATTGTCATAACTTACCTTTCGGTCCATTATTATGCTAATTGAAAGAAAGTAAAACATTTTGTGTGTATTTCGCTCATGGTATACTTAGGTTCATACAATATATCGACCAATTGTATTGTTTTTGTGGTAGTAAGAAACATGTTATTATCGGTTTCACTTTGCTTGTGTTGTTTTTGGTATTAACCTATCTATTGTGTTGTTGGTATTATagcaaaaatatgtttttttaatcgaTTTCACTTTACTTGTGCTGTTCCTTTGTACTGAACCCAGGTGTCAATGCATCCAACTGGAATGTGACAAGGTTATAATATCAGGAATAGGTTCCTCTCACAATACATCAATGTGTACGAGCTAGAGGAGCACGAGGAGGCCGCCACGATGTGGGCCAAGGTGGAGAGCGTTAGGGTCCGCATGCTCTTCTTTGACAAGTACATGCATGGGTTCTCGCTGGAGCCTAACGACACTTCCGAACTGAGGTGAGATTGTGTCTACATTATGCACTAGAAGCGGACGTGGTTAGTTGGTGGGAAGTATAGGTTCCTTTAATTTGTTGGTATAGCATGGAGGACAAAAAGGTCAATAGAGTCATGCCGCTGCCCAACACGTTCAGGGACTCCTAGGTTGTCCCCGGATTGTGCCCCTCTGAATAAGACACGTCCCGAGGGCACCATTGGTTTCTGCGGTGTCCCTTGTAGTTGTTTTCTTCGAATTTTGATTGAAAAATTAGGTGGATGTGCTTAATTGCTCCGGGTGGATGATTAGCAAAGAAATAAGGAAATGCATTTGGTTTTCTGTGTAAAAAAACAATAAGAACCAAATTACTTGTGTTTCCTTTTCTGTTTAATAAATTTGATTTCCTTGTCTAgtttatcaaattttatcaaCATGTATGGaaggtttttgttttgttttgaatcaAGGAACACACCACGAAAAATACTATTTTAGTTAATGGCACCAGCATGTCGTGCTGTTTGAAAATTTGGAGCATTTGACATGTCACGGAGACCATCCTCTCATGGCACACCTATCTCTAGAGCGTGTACCGTATCACAACATTAGTGTTTGTGGAAAAAAATGCATCACAACATATTGCCTTTTTTTCCTCGTGATGTGGCATGCTCACTTGTGTTGACGTGTATATTTGAAAATGACAATAGTTTTGGTATGCCTATGATGCAATACCATGCTCGTGGTGTTACAGATGTATCAAACAACTAAACATATGCTAGACAAATGTCATGACACCATACTATGTTTTGCCTCGTGTGAATCTTGATTAAATGTGACCGTCACAGACTTGGGGTCCtacatacaaaaaaaatgcGTATGATTAGAGTTAAGGCACCGGGTCTCTTTCCCCCGACCCACCAAAAGATATTTCATGGGACGACGTGTGAATGGACGATAAGAAGTTGGCATATGGGGTTGCCCAGGGGATGACGCTCAAAAACATCCCCGGGTTCCAAGGGGCACGACATCCCTGATCGAGGTTAGACACATGGCCAGGAGAGTTGGAGGCTGTCCCTGGCTAAGCCAGGACTGGTCGCATAGCATGCCCTACTAGGCTAAAGCAGGGCTGAGAGAGCCATGCTGGAGCTCTATGGGCCCCACACCCCGTTGTAACCAAAAGCACGGAATCTATGTGCCTTGTCGCTGTAACCAATAGTGACATCACACTATGGACAACATGTCAAAGTGCCTTAATGAAGGTAGATTTAAGAAATCGTGcgagtctctctctctctgtgtgtgtgcgcgcgcgcacacacgcGAGCGCTCGTGCATGTGTGCGCGCGCATCCACTATTCACTACGCCGTCCAATTAGAGGGTAGCTGGGTTGTCCCATTGCCAAAACCAGAGAAGGATGACATGAGTCACAGTTGGCAAAGCAAGCGTGATGACGGCTGGAGAAGACGAACAAGAGCAGGGAGATTTAGGGTTCGTATACTCGATCGACCAATCcatcttaaaaaagaaagataagagTAGGGTTGTTATCCTCTGAGAGACTCAAACCTAGGTAAATCATCGTTTTGCAGTAAGAATTCTGCCAAGCCTCAACCGTAAGCCCCGCCAAACGCCAAAGTATGCAGGGTTCACCGGATTATGGTCTATTTGGCCTTGCCCATTGACAGAATGATTACGTGAAAATGTCCCcacattaaattttttttacttgcctTATGTTCATATCACATTTTTTTAGTCACAAGAATTGCAAGTTATCTACCACACTATTGATAAGAAATGTTATGATATATTGCAAGTAGCATGCTTGTGAGTGATATAGAAAAACCAAAATCATTGGCTTGTCAAGGAATTCTTATCGATGAGTGATAAGTTCATGTAGATCCCAAATTATCTTGTTGTAAGGATGCATCACAACCAATTTTTCCTTTACTTCTGGTGCATCCGAGTACATGCTCTTTTTTCTTGGGCATTAACCAAAGCGTATTTGCAATATAAAGAAAAGCGGCATAATAAATGAACTTGGTCATGTTGTAACCTACATGATCTTTTGTTGATGTGTAAATTgcaaagtttttgttttgaggAACGTAATGATGAATTGACCACTGAGAATATATGTATTGGTTTGACAAATGTAACTGGTTTGTCTATCGCCACTTTTTGTTAAAAACATATGCTAACTTGAATAGTTATGAATAAAATCATCCACCAATTTTATGAGATATCCTATAAGGAATCATCCATCTTAAATGGGTTGATTCCTTAGACCAAACAATCTATTCATGGACCCGTAGGAACCTACAATGTTGGTCTTATAcagtaaaaaaagataatattaGCAAGTTACTCATTGCTTGCCTACATGCTTGTGGTGCTTTAGAAAACAAGAGCATGCCCTCTGATGATAAAACCTGTGTCACTGGTAGATGAAACATTTACATAGAACAAACAAATCTGAACATTTTGCTGGAGCCTAATATAATAGGTTAGTAGAAGTGAAAGCAACAAAGAATTGTTaagcacaacaaaaaaaaacacaattaagTAGGAAGTAGAAACTGGCATACCTGATTGCATTTATTGTGTGTGTTAATCGAGCATGGCGGTCGGGTTCATACTGTTAGCCCCAGTGACTCCAAGCAAATCGATCACCAACATAACCCGTGCACATTGACCTCCTACGTGCAGTCTAAATAGGTGGGAGAGCAAGGGAGGCAGTTGGCTAACACCACGCTAGCACGCCTATGTAGGAGCAAGTGACTGGCGATAATGGTGACTGGTATGGCAGCCCTAGCAAAAATCGCGTATCCACACAACTGTTAGCGGCACAACTATCAATGAGTATATAGAGAGAAGATGTAGTTCTGGATGGTACAATAACATGCAACGGAGGATTGTAGGGCAACCGTGGAGAGAGAAGAGCGCCGTGGCGGTGGAGGGTCGTGGGGCCGAGGACGGACACGCAGGAATCCCAAAtccctatctatctatctattatattattaaaacagctttgaaagaaaGGCACCACGTTCTCTGTGGGGgctaaaaattcccacattaatcggagaaaaagaaatgagGAGTctaagtagaaatataattcaaaaatagctgaaattcggaatcaAAAtgagcaatattgaaagaagagtcaaTATAAGAAttcaatacgagattaattcatacttagaataaaaataaaataaaatccgaaattagaaaaataaaggagagtccaaataggaatacaatttaaaaataactcaaattcggaattaaaaataaggaatattaagaAAAGAGTCCATacaagaacccaatacgagattagttaatattcggagtaaaaataaaaataaaatatgaaattagcaaaaagaaaagagagattaGTTAATATTTGGAATAAGAAtataaataaaatctgaaattagcaaaaaagaaaagaagagttcaagtaagaatacaatttaaaattaactgaaatttggaattaaaaataagcaatattaaaagaagaatccatatcaGAACccgatacgatattaattaaaatttagaataaaaataaaataatatccaaaattacaaaaaataaagagagtTAAGTTGGAATACAtctttgaaacaactgaaatttaaaaataaaaaaattagtagaacactatacggtattaattaaaatttgaaacaaaaaaagaaattctgcaattagaaaaagaaaaaaaatcaattaggaatacaatttataaataactaaaattggtgataaaaataaatactattgaaagaaagaccatctaaaatacatgacgagataaattaagtaacaggcctataaaggagtatagtggtggcggttgatacgacatataaaaattgttaatagaacaccaaataaaatcctaattacaattaaaaggagggacgataAGTAGGCAATGAAGCAAACGggtaaggcggttgccgggacttctagaaagtaaaaaaaaaaccattaataatcat
This region includes:
- the LOC127761730 gene encoding putative F-box protein At3g25750; translated protein: MGEPPGKTGRRDAGGTAPAVEDRWTQLPPELLPLICKKLPDSADFVRFRTVCSAWRDAAPLSDVPPQLPWVVERRGSAFQARVHFRFYSPSSGRTYGVRGYGGRSWLVMGGACQEHLVTTVDLSTTALYNPLTGERLALPPAPYPQWRHGVVHVVADGRRRGGAPLVVNASTRTGHFGYCRQGDTKWTLVDGRQDMGHRAYHGGRFYVNTNAQETLVIDASTGAVESVLPPPPRSADAGAGVSCGDYLVESRGKLIRAVLFPRDSVVATSAEDYYLNVYQLQEDGKAAAAWAKVESVGDSVLFFDKHGHGFSLEPNGAAELKRDCVYFMHEKRTWLDAGEYRFLCRYNMETGEVDRVVSLPDTFGDTWIVPGLCPSE